The following DNA comes from Macaca thibetana thibetana isolate TM-01 chromosome 14, ASM2454274v1, whole genome shotgun sequence.
TGGTGTGTTGATTACAAGTGCTAAGTCGTATCAGTGAAAGAGATTTTCTACTGCAGCATTTGATGTATCTCAAGTCCCAACCTCACTTACATTGCTGTTCTTTTAAATGAGTAGTTTTTTGTAGTTCAGAAAGAATCTTTGATTTACATCCTTAACTGTCGCACAGgtaattttatagaaaagttaattataaattattaccCAAGCTCTCTTCCAATGTGGTTTCATTtgtcatatttattaatttacttaataaatatgCAATTGATTATTTAATACCGACCATTAATTGtcattttcaacattttcttagGGTAGATAAGTGAGCAACCTGGGCAAGCTGCTTAACTTCtgtgagtttcagttttctttcagttttaccTACTTCATGGAATAGTTATGGGGATTAAAAGATCAAACTTTTACAAAGTGATAAACAGAGCCTAGTATATAAAaagcattcaatacatatttggtagaacaaaattatgttaataaaaaCATGTTGTAATGAGTGCTATTTTACTAACTtgagtaaataaaacaaatagaaatgaaGTTGAAAAAAGTGAGATTAAGTTATTGGCTTACATATTAATCCTCAGACCACTTGCTATGAATATGAGGGTTCTCGGAGGGAGATGTCTACACCCCACAGAGTAGAACCTCTTGTTTTGAGACATCATACTTCCTTTCCTGCATACTACTTGCAAATAAATTATAAGTGTATTATGGAAGCTAGAAAAATTCGTTTCCCAATGCAAGGAGGGGCAACTTTAAATCACTGGTGGGAGCAGAAGTATTTCTTGGTGATCCACATCTTCTTTAACCAAtgactttctgttttctctcactctctccaccatccatttgtatttttcctctttttcccttgCATCTTTGATGTGCTTGAAGCACCTCCACATCCTCATTTGTATCTAATTACTGAGTATGAGGATGATTAACTTACTGTTCATGTAGGCTAAATAGACAAACCAAAAGTTAAATTTATTGCAACACTGGAATTGATTTCAATTTGCAAAATAAGGGAAACTTTAGGGAATAATATTGTCTAGGATGCTAATACCTTTTATCATGTCTTGAGGTATTCCCTCTGAAATGCagggaaaaattttttttccaatattccATGGGAAGGCTGCTTTCAAAAAGAGATAATCTTGACACTAATTTAGAgaaaggaacaggaaaaaaaatgaatattcaaatgttttcaaggtttaatgttaacatatgaaataaatataataaaatatagtatttggAATAAAACAATCTTTTGAATTCAACAAATACAAGCCTGAACTGGTAAAAGCTTGGCCTGAGCAAATCAGAGGACAAGAGTGGTTCAGGAACAAATGGATAGTTCTGACTCTCATATGACTCATCTCTGTTAAATCAATGCCTCTTCCTCAAGTCACACATATGGCCTCACCGGGAAGGCTCTGGGATCATCTGACAGAGGAGGAATGGATTCTGGTCAGGTTCACATACAAGTCACCACAGTACATTGACATTAACCTAAAAGGACATCCCAGCCCTAAATGGTGGCCTTAAAGGTATGTAGCGTAGAGAATTTCTGCTAATGGACAAAACCCTGAATAATATTCTTGGTTTCAACTTTGTGTAGAAGGGGAAGAGTCCTGGGTAATAAATATACATTGACTGGAGGCAGTGGtaaatgcctagtttgttgataAAGTTCCTGGAAGATCAGAAGACTGGACCAAGTGATCTGGAAAAGAGGGATGTGAATAGACCTATTGAAGTTAGACCTAACTTGAAAGCATGTACAAGAGAACAGACTTTAACTATCCAGACGATGAGGATGAACTGTGCTCTGATATGGTCCATCCCTAAGGATATTCCAGTGACAGCACAATGAGCCCATGAACAGAGAGTCTATACTGGCAAGGATGTTTTATGCCTGGGCTCAGCGACACGAGCTCCCTACCATAAATGCTCATCTGCCGTCTGCCCGCTCTGAGTGTCCAACATGCCAGTAGCAGAATCCATGCCTGAGCACTCAATGTGATGCCTGTCTCTGGGAAAATATTCATGTGCCTGATAGCGTGTTAATTATATAAAACCTCCTCCACCCTGAAAGTGAAAGCAATTGGTCCTAATcagaaacaatagacactgtagATGCAGTTTTGTCTTCCATCTCCATAGTACCTTCATCTACACCAACATTTGACAGCTTGCAGACGGATTGACACATTGACATAATATCCATTAAAGATTGCCTAGGACCTGGTACCTATTTTGGGGCAAAGGAGATATAAAATGTTCTCATGATCTCAGAATTCACTGATCTTCCCGTATAGCCCATCACCCATAAGCATCTAGCTTcatagaagagagaaaaggactGTTAAACGCTCCATCAAGGGACTAGCTAGAAGTCAGCTCTGGAGGAGACAGGATGCTCGTTTCAGGATTCAGCGTATGCATTGAATGCTGACCCGATGCCTGCTACGTGGTGTGGAGTCCCCATTTGCCTGCCATATACATCATTCTGAGATCCAAGGGGTGAAAGTagagtgttttctaatttttgcaCTCCCAGAAACTCACTTTCTTAGTCTTCAGATTCACGAGGACCGAAGTCCTGGTTTCTagagagaaaaacatattttccagGAACACAGCAGGAACCACTATTTTGTGCTCCTTATGCAAATGgaccagcaggaaaaaaaaaaatagttactatTTTGGCTAGAGTACTTGATTCTGGTTATTATGAGTGGCTAGTGTTGTCATAATGGATTAGGACAGAGATGATTGTATCCAGAACACAGAGAAGGTAATGGAATCTCTCTTAGCACTTGCACACCAGGGATAACTGTAACTGGACAATTGCAGCAACTACAGTAAATAAGAACAAGGCAACTAGGGATCAAACTCTTATAGATAATGCTTTCAGTCACCCCACAGGGTAGACAACCCAAACCAACTGAAGTGCTGGCCAAGGGCGAAAGAAATCAAGGGTGAGAAAATGGGTGCTGGAAGAGGAAGATGTTCTCTATCAGCTATGGTTCTGGGAATTGCTGCAACATTAAGGAAGTTATCtcagttgtgtttttctttaggTCTAGTTCGGAAAACAGAACTGGTCACAATCCTAAGGACATTCTCGATTACTACCTCCCAGTCTCTGGCCACATGCTCAATCAGTTGCGAACCCTGGATGTTACCTCATTCATCTCACCCTCTCACACTGCCAGCTGCTTTGACCTTCCCTGGGAGAGGACTGTTTTCTGGCATGGTCTCCAGTGTGCCTGCTATGGCGACAGCATCCACGTCCAATCTGACTAGACCCTGGGGTTTCATTTGTAAGTGCTGTCGTGGAGAGACGGTCAGATCATATTATTCTCTAAAGGAAAGAGTCACGTGTCAATGTttatactattcctttctgtgactacaaacataacataaaatagaaattataagtGAATAtaggtaaaaaattatttttaatggaaggAATCATAAGAAACTGCTAACAATGGTGTGTTTCTAAGAAAAGATAGGAAAGTGATTATTatgctttttctttcagtttttacatTGTTGAACTGTTTGAGTTTTCAGACAGTTCAATATGCATGTGTTCCTTTATATATTCATGTAAATAAGACATCTGTATGGTAATATTATgcaacttttcattttcttcttttcttttgtcattgTGTTACGACAAAAGCTAATaagtgcatattttaaaaaataaaatttctgttaaaCTTAGTAAACTGTCCACAAAAACGTATTTCCTTTGTCGTCTGCATTGTCGctaaaataagagtaaaatagaaattatatgttAATCCACAATGACAAAAAAGCAGGCAGGAAATACCGGCTGGTGAAAgattttcacacttttttttgaaaaatagagaacAGTGTTACCAGGTAGTTGACTCAGTGTTGTGGGGGAAGTTACAGCCATCTGAGCAAGGACGGAGAAAACTAGCAAGTTAGTTCACCTGCAAAACTCCTGAGATGCTAAATGCTTGTAGCATATGATTCTACAGAATGTAGGAGTGAAACATACATTGtattacatgaaaattattttatttccacgGGCCATTTTCTACACAGCCAGGTAAGAATTCCTCTATATTATTTCACAAAAGATTGGAGGTTTATTCTTTTGAAAGACTGAGCTAAATAATTCCTGGAATTAATGTGGGGGACAGTGATGAAACGTGCATGTACAAGGATAAGTGAAATCTACGCTGTGAACTATGGGGCCTTTTCCTCTCGCTGCTCCCAGGATGTCAGCAGCCAGCACACATTACAACCTTATCAATTCCCCACTACTCTATACATAGCCTCAGCAGCAGggtagaggatttttttttaggaGGAAATATATGAGTCATACTATAGTGCCTGACACCTCAAAAATTAAGCCCATAAATATGCAAACACTGCCCACACATTTGGAaatgctaaattttttaaaatttatttcctccACTTTAAACATAGGGTGAGTTTCTGCTTTCAGGGATATGACGGCAAGACCAGTGAATGGCAAGATAGGGTAATCGAAACGGTCCCCAATGGAAAGCCAGGAGGAATTGCTCTTCTGCATGTTTGTGATTCTATGTTTAATAATGTTTCTCTGTCATAGATATTTCAGGAAGTTATCTAAttatgaaatattagaaaaaatgcGATAATAATGACAAATAATACCTTACTCTTTTGAATGTGTTATTCTCTCATTTTTCCACTCCAAATCCCATGAGGTTGTTATTACCGCCTTCATTGCACAGATGAGTTAAGCAACGCTGAGAAATCTTAAGATCATCTAGCTTAAATTATTAAGTCCAACTTTTTCCCTTTAGCCTCCAAGAAAACATTTCTGCCCCAAAGTTTCTTCATCGCATTCTTTACCTCTGCATTTCTCAGCGTATAAATCAGAGGATTTAACATGGGAGTGATAATGGTGTAAAATACAGCCACCATCTTATCCTCTGAAAAGGTAGTATCAGGGCGCATGTACATAAAAGTACAGGGGCCGAAAAACATAATGACCACGGCAATGTGGGAGCCACAGGTGGAGAGGGCTTTGTGCCTGCCTTCTGCTGACTGCTTTCTCAGGGAAACCAGGATGATGCTGTAGGAGATTAGCAAGATAACAAAACTCCCCAGAGCAATGGTACCGCTGTTGACTGTCACAACACCACCAACAATGTACGTGTCTGTGCAGGCAAGTTTCAACACAGGGTGAACATCACAAAAGTAGTGATCTATCTCATTGGGTCCACAAAAGGGTAGCTGGACTACCAGAGCCACTTGGATAATGCAGTGTAAGAACCCACCTACCCATGTCCCTAATAACATCTTATTGCATCTCTCCTGGTCCATGATGGTCGTATAATGTAGGGGTTTACAGATAGCCACATAGCGATCATAGGCCATCACAGTCAGGATGAAGATCTCAGTGCAACCAAAGAAATGTACTCCAAAGAGCTGCAACATGCACCCCACATAGGAGATGGTTTTGTCCTTTGCTAACAGGTCAACAATCATCTTGGGAGCTGTGACTGAAGAGTAACAAATGTCCACCAAAGACAAGAagctgagaaagaaatacatGGGTGACTTAAACAGATTGTTCAGGCAAACTGTCAGCATGATGAGGAGATTTCCCAGAAGAATGATTATGTAGAAGACAGAAAATACCACGAAACAAACTTTCTCAATCTCTGGGCTCTGAGAAAGACCCCAGAAAATGAATTCAGTTacgttgtttattttttccatggaACGAGTCAAGTTCTTAGGAGACAATTAAATtacctgaaaaaaagaaaacataaaaaggactatatttcttctatttctagcaCAGAACCAATGGAAAATCACAGTAGTTGAAAGTGGGAAAAAATGCTGATTGGCATGCATGCTTAATGAAATTGAAGTGCATCTCTTTTGATCATCTTACCTCAAGATTAAATCACATTCATTCACTTCAGGTGAGAAAGCAAAAtccagagagagaaagtaaaaccCCCAGTCTCATATATATGTTACCATATGCCTCTCTTCTCTCAcctttttattaatgtttatttagCTGTTTCTAAAcgttatttagtttttattttgtacaaGACATTGAGTTTTGAAACAACTTCTGTATTTTGGGATATGGTCACATCTATGTTATCTACCGGCAAACATTTGgaaatgtttgctttattttagaCCCATAAGTGAAAACATATCCACATTTCACCTTTTGAATATTGCCATGCCTGATTATCACATCCACTCACAAATACTCTGCAATTTCTCTGCAAGTGTATCCACTCATGGGCTTTGTAAGTTCTCATGAAACTCTATCTTTGTGCACATGATGTCGCACTTCTGCCAATGTGGTCTCTAGCCCTGATAGTCAAGATGCAGTGTGACGTAATAGAAGAGCAAAATTACACAAACTTGATTCTAAAATGACAGTGCTGTAACCCcaggtaaattatttaacttaacaGAAATTCTCTTATCCCGTTTGTGAAACGACAGTTTCAATTTCACTACTACATATCATATTAATGGTTATTTCAACCATGAAATTAGATCACTTCTGTCAGTATGAAATATTCATAAAACCCTGATAGGAAGTCAGAGGGAAGGTAAAGCAATAAAAGAAACTTTTAGAGAGAAAGCAAGACCTGTTTGATTTGAAAGGAGGTGGAGTGAAGTCTTATGTAATTTCTCCATGTACAAACTCAGAATACTTTAGGATTTTCCAGGACTGActttgctttgcattttaaacatttgtctatcaactgaaacaaagaaaatgggTGTAAAAAAGAGAAGACTGTCCATTAATGTCAACATTGCTTCATACATCTTTCTAATCTTTCAAGTTTTATTCGGGCTCTATTCATTCTCCCAGTTTGGTCGATTTATAGTTCTGGAAGAGATCATCACTGAATGATAATTTTGATGGGTTTAGGAAAATcgcaacatttatttaaatagatgAATATTCAGTGGTGAAATTTCAGGCACTATAATGGGGTCGTTGGTATGTTTGGATAGAAAAGGGCATGTGGAATAGTTTTGATTAAAGGAGCTTTTAGGACTCTTTTTCAAATCAACCATAGATGTAAGTGATTCCTCCAATTACAGGTTGTCTAGCAGAGACCTGTAGATCCTCTCAAGATCCACCCAGCTGAATGCTGACAACACCTACTGAACTCTGTGCTCTCGGCTATCCCTGTGCAGTGACATTGTGGCTAACACTTCCAGCTTTTGGGAAACTACAAGGCTGTGTTTCTTCAGGTATTCATGTTAGAGTTGGCACAGTAGTCATTACAGGCGTGCCATCTCTTGTGCATTACAAAATAATGATTATAAaggtaatagtaataatatgatTTAGGTACAGACTGACGCACATTCCCTGCTTTTACATACTCATTCCTCTTCAGTTttcctgctgaattaaaagaaatatactatCCTCCACTAAGAAAGCCCCTCAACTTAAGGAAGCTCATATCATAGCAGTTTTGGGCAACAATTATTTATGTCGCTTGGCTCTCATCTACAAGAAACTGGGCTTTTGTGCACAAGCCTGAGGATTTTTCCTCTACTGTCCATATCACAATGTTCTAGAGGAAATTTTTTCATTCACCAAGATATTTTATTAAGGGACTAATTTATCTTGATTGCAGGATTGAGATTTAAAGTTCCATTTATCAGAATGTGCATCCTAGTAAAGGCTGCTAACCTGAGTCATGGCCTCTCTTGACTCCAACTGATGCAGTAGCATCTTGCTGTTTATCTCCTTAAGCCAATATCCATCGCAAGGATGCCTTCCTCTTTTTACTGAGTATTTTGGGCATAATGACTCACTTTCCTTTGAAATTATTGACATTTTCTTATTCATATCCATCCTACCCTACCTCATAGTCATGTTTAGGTGCATGTTATTATCTCCACTATCATCGTTGTAATAATTTGGTTATCTCTGTATTTCAAAGAACAATCTCTATCAATTATATTACAAATGTTCAAAATCTAacaatttaattatctttttccacaaatattctgtattagtttaaaaaaaaaaaactcaccagtATTTTCCTGAGCTTGAGTTCACTTTGTGTTTCTATCTCTTCTTGAGTTAATTTGGGTGCAGCTGCCCAAAGCAAAGTAACAGTGATGCCTGAGGAATTCCTTTGTGAATAATTAGTACCAGAAAATACCTGACCCCCCAAACTGAAAGGCTGGTAGAAATCAGTCTTTGTTGTTCCTGGTTTTCTCGCCTAATGATATCTGCCATTTCACAGGGTCTCTGGCAATAAATGCTCTTTTCTCTATTCTTATAGGTCTATTTAAAGAGGAAGATGCAAAATGATAAATGACCTTGGAGACAGCTTTTCCCCAAAGTCTTCCTCCATAGTCAAAACCAAATTGCAACCCTACCAATGAACTTTAATTCTAGTATCtgttcaatgttttaaaattaaattttaaaaattattgctaaaTACAAAAACCGATCAATTCTCAGATTCATGACTGTGGCCC
Coding sequences within:
- the LOC126936126 gene encoding olfactory receptor 4S2 yields the protein MEKINNVTEFIFWGLSQSPEIEKVCFVVFSVFYIIILLGNLLIMLTVCLNNLFKSPMYFFLSFLSLVDICYSSVTAPKMIVDLLAKDKTISYVGCMLQLFGVHFFGCTEIFILTVMAYDRYVAICKPLHYTTIMDQERCNKMLLGTWVGGFLHCIIQVALVVQLPFCGPNEIDHYFCDVHPVLKLACTDTYIVGGVVTVNSGTIALGSFVILLISYSIILVSLRKQSAEGRHKALSTCGSHIAVVIMFFGPCTFMYMRPDTTFSEDKMVAVFYTIITPMLNPLIYTLRNAEVKNAMKKLWGRNVFLEAKGKKLDLII